A region from the Gossypium hirsutum isolate 1008001.06 chromosome A08, Gossypium_hirsutum_v2.1, whole genome shotgun sequence genome encodes:
- the LOC107905162 gene encoding uncharacterized protein, whose amino-acid sequence MLRAENGSMQEKLSVLSGEIMLKEAKYHELKKEKDALKQLSLMQLSPAFAESSQPNHYGYPPVNNMAMDQPGFNQFVGAVVPPPMMQNQNTENEFRFDVNFGDNYNPM is encoded by the exons ATGCTGCGAGCGGAGAATGGTTCCATGCAGGAAAAGCTGTCAGTCCTCTCTGGAGAGATTATGTTGAAAGAAG CCAAATATCATGAGCTAAAGAAGGAGAAGGACGCGTTGAAGCAACTGTCTTTGATGCAACTATCACCCGCATTTGCAGAATCCTCCCAACCAAATCATTACGGCTACCCACCGGTGAATAATATGGCCATGGACCAACCAGGATTCAATCAGTTTGTGGGAGCAGTAGTTCCGCCGCCAATGATGCAGAATCAAAATACTGAGAACGAGTTTAGGTTTGATGTCAACTTTGGAGACAACTATAATCCGATGTGA